Proteins from one Bacteroides zhangwenhongii genomic window:
- a CDS encoding S46 family peptidase, with protein MKKQILFAVFSLATLSIYADEGMWMLTDLKTQNEVAMRELGLEIPIEEVYNSNGLSLKDAVVHFGGGCTGEVISSEGLVLTNHHCGYGAIQQHSNVEHDYLTEGFWAMNRDAELPTPGLTVTYIDRILDVTDYVNEQLKKDPDPDGINYLSPGYLSKVAERFAKAENIEVTPATKLELKAFYGGNKYYMFIKTVYSDIRMVGAPPSSIGKFGADTDNWMWPRHTGDFSLFRIYADRNGKPAAYSKDNVPLKVKKHLSISLAGVQEGDFTFVMGFPGRNWRYMISDEVEERMQTTNFMRQHVRGARQKVLMEQMLKDPAVRIHYASKYASSANYWKNAIGMNEGLVRLKVLDTKRAQQEELLARGREKGDDSYQKAFDEIRSIVAHRRDALYHQQALNEALVTALDFMRIPSTMELVAALKSKDKGHIKEATQKLKKEGEKYFASVPFPEVERMVGKEMLKTYANYIPAEQRINIFEIINSRFKGSIDAFIDECFEHSIFGNPKNFEKFIKKPSLYKIGYDWMILFKYSITDGILKTAIAMKEANQNYDAAHKVWVKGMMDMRKDKGIPIYPDANSTLRLTYGQVLSYEPFDGAVYDAHTTLKGVMEKEDQGNWEFVVPQKLKELYTAKDYGRYGKNGEMPVCFIVNTDNTGGNSGSPVFNGKGQLVGTAFDRNFEGLTGDIAFRPSSQRAACVDIRYTLFIIDKYAGASHIIDELTIEE; from the coding sequence ATGAAAAAACAAATCCTATTTGCAGTCTTTTCATTGGCAACGCTCAGTATCTACGCCGACGAAGGTATGTGGATGCTGACCGACTTGAAAACACAGAATGAAGTTGCCATGCGCGAGCTTGGACTTGAGATTCCTATTGAAGAGGTTTACAATTCCAACGGTCTTTCTTTGAAAGATGCAGTCGTACACTTCGGAGGAGGATGCACGGGAGAGGTTATCTCTTCCGAAGGATTGGTACTGACTAACCACCACTGTGGTTACGGAGCCATCCAGCAACACAGCAACGTGGAGCACGACTATCTGACAGAAGGCTTTTGGGCGATGAACCGCGATGCGGAGCTCCCTACTCCGGGACTGACCGTTACTTATATCGATCGGATTCTTGATGTGACGGATTACGTCAACGAGCAGTTGAAAAAAGATCCGGATCCTGACGGAATCAATTACCTGTCCCCCGGCTATCTTAGTAAAGTAGCGGAACGGTTTGCCAAAGCCGAGAACATAGAAGTTACTCCCGCTACCAAACTGGAGCTCAAAGCCTTTTACGGCGGGAACAAATATTATATGTTCATAAAAACCGTGTATAGTGATATCCGTATGGTCGGTGCCCCTCCTTCTTCCATTGGAAAGTTCGGAGCAGATACCGACAACTGGATGTGGCCGCGCCATACGGGTGACTTTTCGCTGTTCCGCATTTATGCGGACAGGAACGGAAAACCGGCAGCCTATTCGAAAGACAATGTACCGTTAAAAGTGAAGAAGCATCTCAGCATCAGTCTGGCCGGTGTACAAGAAGGTGATTTTACCTTTGTCATGGGATTTCCGGGACGTAACTGGCGATACATGATTTCCGATGAAGTGGAGGAACGGATGCAAACAACCAATTTCATGCGCCAACATGTACGTGGAGCACGTCAAAAGGTACTTATGGAGCAAATGCTTAAAGATCCTGCCGTACGTATTCATTATGCCAGCAAATATGCGTCATCTGCCAACTATTGGAAAAATGCAATTGGTATGAACGAAGGTTTGGTACGGCTCAAGGTTTTAGATACCAAGCGTGCACAACAAGAAGAACTCCTGGCACGCGGTCGTGAAAAAGGAGATGACTCTTACCAAAAAGCATTCGATGAAATCCGTTCCATTGTAGCTCATCGTCGTGATGCGCTCTACCATCAACAAGCCTTGAATGAAGCATTAGTGACAGCTCTTGACTTCATGCGTATTCCTTCCACTATGGAATTGGTAGCTGCCTTGAAATCGAAAGACAAGGGGCATATAAAAGAAGCGACTCAAAAACTGAAAAAGGAAGGTGAAAAATACTTCGCATCTGTTCCTTTCCCCGAAGTAGAACGGATGGTGGGAAAAGAAATGTTGAAAACCTATGCTAATTATATTCCGGCAGAACAACGGATCAATATCTTTGAAATCATCAATTCACGCTTCAAAGGAAGTATAGATGCATTTATCGACGAATGTTTCGAACATTCCATCTTCGGTAATCCCAAAAACTTTGAGAAGTTCATCAAAAAGCCAAGCCTATATAAGATAGGATATGACTGGATGATATTATTCAAATACTCCATTACCGACGGTATACTGAAAACCGCTATCGCCATGAAGGAAGCGAATCAGAATTACGATGCAGCCCACAAAGTATGGGTAAAAGGTATGATGGATATGAGAAAAGATAAGGGAATTCCTATTTATCCGGACGCAAATTCAACTTTACGGCTAACCTATGGTCAGGTACTTTCTTACGAACCGTTCGACGGAGCTGTTTATGACGCTCACACAACCCTCAAAGGAGTGATGGAAAAAGAAGATCAAGGCAATTGGGAATTTGTAGTTCCTCAGAAATTGAAGGAGTTATACACAGCCAAGGATTATGGGCGTTACGGTAAGAATGGTGAAATGCCCGTTTGCTTTATTGTAAACACCGACAATACGGGAGGAAACTCCGGCAGCCCAGTCTTCAACGGCAAAGGTCAGCTGGTAGGAACAGCTTTCGACCGTAACTTTGAAGGATTGACGGGCGACATTGCTTTCCGCCCGTCATCACAGCGCGCAGCCTGTGTCGACATTCGTTATACACTCTTTATTATAGATAAATATGCGGGAGCTTCCCACATCATTGATGAATTGACTATTGAGGAATAA
- a CDS encoding DUF4369 domain-containing protein has translation MNKLLPLLFLLPFLASCTNKYKIEGTSSVNSLDGKMLYLKSLRDGEWVKLDSAEVAHGLFSMKGKVDSVQMVTLYMDDESIMPIVLENGKIKVNISNSDIKAVGTPLNTALYEFIEKRNRLEESIGELEQKETRMVMDGGDLDEIHSQLAVEGDSLMKEMNQYVKTFISTNYENVLGPNVFIMLCSSLPYPIMTPQIDDIIKDAPYSFKSNKLVREFLSKAKENMKLIEEHKRLEENASVKK, from the coding sequence GTGAATAAACTTTTACCTTTATTGTTTTTGCTCCCGTTTCTGGCTTCCTGCACTAATAAGTACAAGATCGAAGGAACATCTTCAGTGAATAGTCTGGATGGAAAAATGCTGTATCTTAAGTCCTTGCGTGATGGTGAATGGGTGAAACTGGATTCTGCTGAGGTGGCGCACGGTCTGTTCTCCATGAAAGGCAAAGTCGATTCCGTACAGATGGTGACACTTTATATGGATGATGAAAGCATCATGCCGATTGTGCTGGAAAATGGAAAAATCAAGGTAAACATCAGTAATTCGGATATCAAAGCGGTGGGTACTCCTTTGAATACGGCACTATACGAGTTTATTGAGAAAAGAAACCGACTGGAGGAAAGTATCGGAGAGTTGGAACAGAAAGAAACCCGTATGGTGATGGACGGAGGTGATTTGGATGAGATTCATTCACAATTGGCAGTGGAAGGAGATTCGCTGATGAAAGAGATGAATCAATATGTGAAAACTTTCATTTCCACCAACTACGAAAATGTGTTGGGACCCAATGTGTTTATCATGCTTTGCAGTTCGTTGCCTTATCCTATTATGACTCCGCAGATAGATGACATCATAAAAGACGCTCCTTATTCTTTTAAAAGCAATAAGCTGGTAAGAGAGTTCCTTTCGAAGGCGAAAGAGAATATGAAACTGATAGAAGAGCACAAGCGTCTGGAAGAAAATGCTTCGGTAAAGAAGTGA
- a CDS encoding anaerobic sulfatase-maturation protein, translating into MKTSTYAPFAKPLYVMVKPVGAVCNLACDYCYYLEKANLYKENPKHVMSDELLEKFIDEYINSQTMPQVLFTWHGGETLMRPLSFYKKAMELQKKYARGRTIDNCIQTNGTMLTDEWCQFFHDNNWLVGVSIDGPQEFHDEYRKNKMGKPSFVKVMQGINLLKKHNVEWNAMAVVNDFNADYPLDFYHFFKEIDCHYIQFAPIVERILPHQDGRHLASLAEDKEGKLADFSVTPEQWGNFLCTLFDEWVKEDVGNYYIQIFDSTLANWMGEQPGICTMAKTCGHAGVMEFNGDVYSCDHFVFPEYKLGNIYNQTLVEMMHSERQHHFGNMKYQSLPTQCKECEFLFACNGECPKNRFSRTSEGEPGLNYLCKGYYQFFKHVAPYMDFMKNELMNQRPPANIMEALRSGEWKVES; encoded by the coding sequence ATGAAAACATCAACTTATGCCCCTTTTGCCAAACCGCTTTATGTGATGGTAAAGCCGGTGGGTGCCGTATGCAACCTAGCCTGCGACTATTGCTACTATTTGGAAAAGGCGAATCTATACAAAGAAAACCCGAAACACGTAATGAGCGATGAACTATTGGAAAAATTCATCGACGAGTATATTAACTCACAAACCATGCCGCAGGTGCTCTTCACCTGGCACGGGGGTGAAACGCTGATGCGTCCGCTTTCTTTCTATAAGAAGGCTATGGAGTTGCAAAAGAAATATGCTCGCGGACGTACCATCGACAACTGTATTCAGACGAACGGAACAATGCTCACCGACGAATGGTGCCAGTTCTTTCACGACAACAATTGGCTGGTAGGAGTTTCCATCGACGGCCCACAGGAGTTTCATGACGAATACCGTAAAAACAAAATGGGCAAACCTTCCTTCGTGAAAGTGATGCAGGGTATCAATCTGCTGAAAAAACACAATGTAGAATGGAATGCAATGGCCGTTGTCAATGACTTTAACGCTGACTATCCGCTGGACTTCTATCACTTTTTCAAAGAGATAGATTGTCATTATATACAGTTTGCCCCTATCGTCGAACGTATTCTTCCGCATCAAGACGGACGGCATCTCGCCTCTCTTGCCGAAGACAAGGAAGGAAAATTGGCCGATTTCTCCGTCACTCCGGAGCAATGGGGCAATTTCCTGTGTACTCTTTTTGACGAATGGGTGAAAGAAGACGTAGGCAACTACTACATACAAATATTCGACTCTACGCTGGCAAACTGGATGGGTGAACAGCCGGGAATATGTACGATGGCAAAAACTTGTGGACACGCCGGTGTTATGGAATTCAACGGTGATGTATATTCATGCGACCACTTCGTTTTCCCCGAATATAAACTGGGAAACATCTATAATCAGACATTGGTGGAAATGATGCACAGTGAACGCCAACATCACTTCGGCAACATGAAATACCAATCTCTCCCCACACAGTGCAAGGAATGCGAATTCCTGTTTGCCTGCAACGGAGAATGTCCGAAGAATCGCTTCAGCCGTACATCGGAAGGCGAACCCGGCTTGAATTATCTGTGCAAAGGATATTACCAATTCTTTAAGCACGTAGCGCCTTATATGGATTTCATGAAGAATGAATTAATGAACCAACGTCCACCTGCCAATATCATGGAAGCTTTGAGAAGTGGAGAGTGGAAAGTGGAGAGTTGA
- the trxA gene encoding thioredoxin has translation MEKFEDLIKLPMPVLVDFFAEWCGPCKAMKPVLEEVKQNVGDKARIVKIDVDQHEELATKYRIQAVPTFILFKDGEAVWRHSGVIHSSELQGVIEKHYT, from the coding sequence ATGGAAAAGTTTGAAGATTTAATAAAGTTGCCGATGCCGGTTTTAGTAGATTTTTTTGCGGAATGGTGTGGACCCTGTAAAGCGATGAAACCTGTTTTGGAAGAAGTGAAACAGAACGTAGGTGATAAAGCGCGTATTGTAAAGATAGACGTTGACCAACATGAAGAGCTGGCTACAAAATACCGTATACAAGCAGTACCGACCTTTATACTGTTCAAAGATGGAGAAGCTGTCTGGAGACATTCAGGTGTAATCCACAGTAGCGAACTGCAAGGGGTAATTGAGAAACATTATACATAA
- a CDS encoding S46 family peptidase, whose protein sequence is MNRLKLYLLALTALIVCSAKADEGMWLLQLMQQQHSIDMMKKQGLKLEAQDLYNPHGVSLKDAVGIFGGGCTGEIISPEGLILTNHHCGYASIQQHSSVEHDYLTDGFWATSREMELPTPGLKFTFIERIEDITDIVNAKIAAKEITETESFSGAFLQKLAEELYAKSDLKDKKGIVPQALPFYAGNKFYMFYKKVYPDVRMVAAPPSSIGKFGGETDNWMWPRHTGDFSMFRIYADANGEPAEYSASNTPLKTKKHLPISIKGLKEGDYAMIMGFPGSTSRYLTVSEVKERMESENEPRIRIRGARLAVLKEVMNASDKIRIQYANKYAGSSNYWKNSIGMNKAIIDNDVLGTKAAQEAKFAEFARKQNNTDYAEVVKKIDDLVAKTAPLNYQFTCLRETFFGGIEFGNTLLSKTREALVEKNDSLIKVRIEALKETYDEIHNKDYDHEVDRKVAKALFPLYAEMIPAEQRPSIYKLIEQKYKGDYNKFIDDMYDNSIFANRANFEKFIKKPTVKAIDNDLALQYCQSKYDLLEQLIGQLKDMDKELALLHKTYIRGLGEMKLPVPSYPDANFTIRLTYGNVKPYDPKDGVHYNYYTTTKGILEKENPEDREFVVPAKLKELIEKKDYGRYALPNGDMPVCFLSTNDITGGNSGSPVLNENGELIGCAFDGNWESLSGDINFDNNLQRCINLDIRYVLFILEKLGNCGHLINEMTIVE, encoded by the coding sequence ATGAATAGACTAAAACTTTATTTATTGGCGCTGACTGCGCTAATCGTATGTTCCGCTAAAGCGGATGAAGGTATGTGGCTATTGCAGCTAATGCAACAGCAGCATTCCATAGACATGATGAAAAAACAAGGCTTGAAACTGGAAGCGCAAGATTTATATAACCCACATGGAGTTTCCCTAAAAGACGCTGTCGGTATCTTCGGAGGAGGCTGTACCGGAGAGATTATCTCACCGGAAGGATTGATCCTGACCAATCACCATTGCGGATATGCTTCCATCCAACAACATAGCAGCGTTGAACACGATTATCTGACGGATGGTTTCTGGGCTACTTCCAGAGAGATGGAACTTCCTACTCCGGGATTGAAATTTACATTTATCGAACGTATCGAAGATATCACTGATATTGTCAATGCTAAGATTGCAGCTAAAGAAATCACAGAGACTGAATCATTCAGCGGTGCATTTCTCCAGAAACTGGCAGAAGAGCTGTATGCAAAAAGTGATCTGAAAGATAAGAAAGGAATCGTACCGCAAGCACTCCCATTCTATGCCGGAAATAAATTCTATATGTTCTATAAGAAAGTATACCCGGATGTGCGTATGGTGGCAGCTCCTCCTTCTTCTATCGGTAAGTTTGGCGGAGAAACAGATAACTGGATGTGGCCCCGTCATACCGGTGACTTCTCTATGTTCCGTATTTATGCGGATGCCAACGGAGAACCGGCAGAATACAGTGCAAGCAATACTCCTTTGAAAACAAAAAAACATTTGCCTATTTCTATCAAGGGCTTGAAAGAAGGAGACTATGCCATGATTATGGGATTTCCCGGAAGTACAAGCCGTTATCTGACTGTATCGGAAGTAAAAGAACGCATGGAATCGGAAAACGAGCCGCGCATCCGCATTCGTGGAGCCCGTCTGGCTGTTTTGAAAGAAGTAATGAACGCCAGTGACAAGATCCGTATCCAATATGCCAACAAATATGCAGGTTCCAGCAACTATTGGAAAAATTCCATCGGAATGAACAAGGCAATTATCGATAATGATGTACTGGGCACAAAAGCGGCACAGGAAGCCAAATTCGCTGAATTTGCCAGAAAGCAGAACAATACCGATTATGCGGAGGTAGTGAAGAAGATAGATGACTTGGTAGCCAAGACAGCCCCTCTCAACTATCAGTTCACTTGTTTAAGAGAAACGTTCTTCGGAGGTATCGAGTTCGGAAATACCCTGCTGTCCAAAACTCGGGAAGCATTGGTAGAAAAGAACGATTCTTTGATTAAAGTACGTATCGAAGCTCTGAAAGAGACATATGATGAGATTCATAACAAAGACTATGACCACGAAGTAGACCGTAAGGTGGCCAAAGCATTGTTCCCTCTTTATGCGGAAATGATTCCGGCAGAGCAACGTCCGTCTATCTACAAACTTATCGAACAGAAATATAAAGGCGACTATAATAAATTTATCGATGATATGTATGACAATTCCATTTTTGCCAATCGTGCAAACTTCGAGAAGTTTATCAAGAAACCGACCGTAAAAGCTATTGATAACGACCTGGCTTTGCAATATTGCCAGTCCAAATATGATTTACTCGAACAACTCATAGGACAGTTGAAGGATATGGACAAGGAATTGGCCTTATTACACAAAACCTACATCCGCGGTTTGGGTGAAATGAAATTACCTGTTCCTTCTTATCCGGATGCGAACTTTACAATCCGCCTGACTTACGGTAACGTGAAACCTTACGACCCGAAAGACGGTGTACACTATAACTACTACACTACTACCAAGGGTATTCTGGAAAAGGAAAATCCGGAAGATCGTGAGTTTGTCGTACCTGCCAAGTTGAAAGAGCTGATAGAGAAAAAGGACTACGGCCGTTATGCTTTGCCGAACGGTGATATGCCGGTTTGCTTCCTTTCAACCAATGACATCACCGGAGGTAATTCAGGCAGTCCGGTTCTGAATGAGAACGGAGAACTGATCGGTTGTGCATTCGATGGAAACTGGGAATCGCTGAGTGGTGATATCAACTTTGACAACAACCTGCAACGTTGCATCAATCTGGATATCCGCTATGTCCTGTTCATCTTGGAGAAATTAGGAAACTGCGGACATCTGATAAACGAAATGACAATTGTAGAATAA